Sequence from the Candidatus Methylopumilus planktonicus genome:
TTGATGCAGCGCTCAATGACCTTGCAAACCTTATTCAAACAATTAGTGTGACGCAAGCCATACCAGATAGCTTGGAGGCCTCATACCTTGATCGCGATCAGGTCATCGCATTAACCAAAAAGATAAGTGCAGAACAACTACAACTTTTTTACCAAATTACCATATTAGGTCGACGTGATCTTTATCTAGCGCCAGATGAATATGCAGGCTTCACGATGACCATTCTTAGAATGCTTTCTTTTACCCCGCAAGATTCACTGATTGCAAAAAATTCAACGCCGGCAAAAACTGAACCAGTGAATAGCACAAACAAAATAGAAACTATCGTAAAGTCAAACGACGTATCCTCTGAAGCCTCTGAAATTAAAAAAAAAATTGAAGTAGATCATCAGGTTGATGAAAGCATTTTAAAAGAAATACCTGCATTCAATGGTAATTGGCGTGAGCTTGTTGACCAGCTAAAACTAGGCTTAGTCAAAGCGCTTGCCCAGCAGTCTGAACTGGTCAGTTTTAAAAATAACGAAATAATCTTGTCGATTGCGGATGAGCACAAGCATCTGCTCAATGAAACCTACCAAAAAAAATTAGAATTGAGCTTGTCTGATCACTTTAGTCAACGAATTAAACTTGTGATCTTACAAAAAGGTGCAAATAATTCGCCGCTCAAACAAAAGCAAGAAGAACGATCAATTATTATGAAGGATACTGAGAATTCTATTCTTCAAGATCAATTCGTAAAATCACTACTTACTGAATTTAATGCTGAAATTATTCCATCGAGCATTAAACCTAATCAAACTACATAAGGAGTCATCGTATGATGAAGGGCGGCATGGGTAACTTAATGAAACAAGCACAAATGATGCAGGCTAATATGCAAAAAGCACAAGATGAACTTGGGCTTATTGATGTAGAAGGCTTAGCAAGTAATGGCCTTGTTAAAATTGCTATTTCTTGCAAACATCAAATTAAAAAAATATCGATCGATCCATCTGTCATGAATGATCATGAAATGTTAGAAGACCTTCTCATTGTAGCTTTTAAAGATGCATTACAAAAAATTGAACAAACCACTAATGCCAAGATGGGCAATATGTTGCCTCCTGGTATGAAGTTACCTTTCTAACTTGATTGCATGAAAAATACTGAAGCACTCGAACAGCTTGTCGATGCACTAAGGTGCTTACCTGGGATTGGCCCTAAATCAGCTCTGCGTATGGCTTACCATCTTCTGCAGCACAATAGAAAAGGTGCAGCGCAACTCTCAAGCGCTATTGCTAACGCAATCGAATTAGTTGGACATTGCTCCTATTGCAATAACTTTTCTGAAGAAGTAATTTGCTCACTTTGCTCATCCAAAGATCGAGACGCCTCAATTCTTTGTGTGATCGAAATGCCAAGTGATCTTATGATGTTAGAACAAACGCACTCTTATAACGGCATGTATTTTATTTTAATGGGTAAACTCTCGCCTTTAGATGGTATTGGTCCGAAAGATATCCATTTAGACAGACTTTTAAAACGTCTTGATGCTGGAATCGTTAAAGAAGTGATCTTAGCGAATAATTTTACGGTGAGCGGAGATGCTACTGCCCATTATGTTACTGAACTTCTTAAAGCGCGCGGTATTCGATTAAGTCGAATAGCAAGAGGCTTACCTATGGGTGGTGAAATTGAATATGTAGATAGCGGGACGCTTGCCCAAGCTATGATTGAACGTAAAATAATTAAAGACTGAGATAAGTTAAAAGATCAGATGGCTTATCAATGATATGTTGAGCGCCCCAGGATTTTGCATCATCCCCTGCTTCTAAATATCCGTATCGCGCCGCCATACTAACCATGCTTGCATCGTTTGCTGCCATAACATCACGCTTATCATCACCTAAATAAATAATGTCAGATGGTTTTATTGAAAGAAGCTGTGAGGCTTTCATAAGACCTTCGGGTGAAGGTTTTGGTAACTTAACGTCATCTCCTGCAATAAGACATGATGTATGTTTTAAAAGCGGATGAGAAGATACAATTGGCTGCGCAAACTTCCTAGCTTTATTCGTCACAATACCCCAGGAAATTTTTCTAAGGTTTAAAGTATTAATCAATTCTTCAATACCTTCCATGCATTGTATATTTTGATTAAATACTTCTTTATAGATATCTAGGAATTCTTGAACACGCGCATAAAAAAGAGGATCGTTTTTATCCATGTTAAACCCAGCTTTCAGTAAACCTGCCGCACCATGTGAAGCAAAAGGTCGTCCTACTAAAAAAGGAATGGGGGGTAAATCATACTGTTTTCTTAATTGATTAAGCGCTCCTACAAGTTGCGGTGCACTATCAATCAAAGTACCATCTAAATCAAAAAGAACAGCTTTCATCATTAATCTTTTGTGACTTCAAGAAGATAATTAACCGAAACATCATCGCCCAATTTATACACATCTGTGATTGGGTTATAAGTCATACCTTTTAAGGTAACAACCGCTAGATCTTCTTTTCGACACCAGGAAATGAGTTCAGAGGGTTTAATAAATTTTTCGTAATCATGTGTGCCGCGCGGTAATAAATTCAGAATATATTCAGCACCAATCACTGCAAATAAATAAGCCTTTATATTGCGATTAATGGTCGACATAAAAAGTGTGCCGCCTGGTTTTAAAAGTTTCGCGCATAATGCCACAACAGCTGAAGGTTCTGGCACATGCTCTAGCATTTCCATACATGTAATCACATCAAAAATAGGCTTATGTTTTGAAGTAAAAGCTTCTAGAGAAGTGCATTGATAATTAATATCTATCTTTGTTTGCAGTGCATGGAGTTTTGCAATGTTGATCACTTTCTCACCCATATCAATTCCTGTGACATCCGCACCCAAATTTGCCATAGATTCAGAAAGAATGCCCCCTCCGCAACCTACATCGAGCACTTTTTTATCCTTTAAATTAATTTTTTCATGGATAAAATTAAGACGGAGAGGATTGATATCGTGAAGTGGTTTAAATTCACTCGTTTTATCCCACCATTTGTGAGCGAGCTCATTAAATTTAGCGATTTCTTCTTCCGAAACGTTTATATGTTTTGTTTTAGCTTGAGTTGCCATCTGAGCGCTATATCCTTACATGATTGAATATCAATGGATGTTAAGTGTTCTTCTTCATACTGCAATAAACCATTCACCCACACATGACTGACCTCTTCTCGCGTAGTTGCATAAACTAAATGACTCATAGGGTCGAACATAGGTAATGTAGATAAGTGATCCATATTAAATACCGTCAAATCTGCAAACTTTCCTTTTTCAATCGACCCAATACAATCTTCAAGTCCAAGTGCTTTTGCAGCATTAATAGTGACCATGTCTAAAGATGTTTTAGCATCAAGGATCGCAGGATTTTTTGTCATGCCTTTAGCAAGCAAAGATGCTAATTGCATATCATGCAATACGTCTTGCTTATTATTGCTTGCACTTCCATCTGTACCAATACATACATTAATATGGTTTTTTTGTAACGCTTCAATATTAGCGATACCACTTCCTAATTTTAAATTGGATGTCGGGCAATGAATGACCGATGCAGATTCTTTTGAAAGTGTGCTTAAATCTTCATCGTTCAAATAAACAGCATGCACTGCCATAAATTGTGGGCTTATGATACCAAGACGATTGAGTCTCTCAATGGGTCTTATTTGATATTGTTTTAAGCTCTCACTAATTTCATTTTCTGTTTCATGGATATGCATATGAATAGTGAGATTGAGTTGGTTAGCATAAGTTAAAACTTGATTTAAGGTTTTATCTGAGACTGAGTATGGTGCATGCGGGGCTAAGCTTGATGTAATTCGACTTTCATCACGCCAACCATCTCTGGCTTCAAGCCCTTTCATTAGATAATCCTCTCCATCATTTGCGTAATTAGAGGGATAATCCATCACAAAAAGACCGATGTTAGCTCGCATACCACTTTGTTTAATAGCGCGCGATGCTGCTTCAGGATAAAAGTACATTTCATTAAACGTAGTCACACCACTTTTTAGCATTTCAGCGCACGCTATCAATGTGCCGTCATAAACAAAATCCGGTGTGACCCATTTTTTTTCAAGCGGCCAAATAGAGTCATTAAGCCATGTATGAAGTGGCTGATCGTCTGCGAAACCTCGAAATAAATTCATAGCAGCATGCGTATGTGCATTAATAAGACCAGGGGTAACAATATGGTGATGCAGTTGAAAGTGTTGATTGCTCTGATAAAGTGAAGCTACTTTTTTTGTCTCAATAATATCGATGATTCGATCCTCATCAATAATGATCGAATGATCCTCGAGCACTGTATTTTGCGGTCTAACAGGACAAATCCATTTGGCTGAAATAATCGTACTGACAGGGTGGATACGCGTATCTGTCATAAGTTATTACTCGAAGGGATGTTTAAGGACGATCGTTTCGTCACGCTCAGGAC
This genomic interval carries:
- a CDS encoding HAD family hydrolase: MMKAVLFDLDGTLIDSAPQLVGALNQLRKQYDLPPIPFLVGRPFASHGAAGLLKAGFNMDKNDPLFYARVQEFLDIYKEVFNQNIQCMEGIEELINTLNLRKISWGIVTNKARKFAQPIVSSHPLLKHTSCLIAGDDVKLPKPSPEGLMKASQLLSIKPSDIIYLGDDKRDVMAANDASMVSMAARYGYLEAGDDAKSWGAQHIIDKPSDLLTYLSL
- a CDS encoding TRZ/ATZ family hydrolase, whose protein sequence is MTDTRIHPVSTIISAKWICPVRPQNTVLEDHSIIIDEDRIIDIIETKKVASLYQSNQHFQLHHHIVTPGLINAHTHAAMNLFRGFADDQPLHTWLNDSIWPLEKKWVTPDFVYDGTLIACAEMLKSGVTTFNEMYFYPEAASRAIKQSGMRANIGLFVMDYPSNYANDGEDYLMKGLEARDGWRDESRITSSLAPHAPYSVSDKTLNQVLTYANQLNLTIHMHIHETENEISESLKQYQIRPIERLNRLGIISPQFMAVHAVYLNDEDLSTLSKESASVIHCPTSNLKLGSGIANIEALQKNHINVCIGTDGSASNNKQDVLHDMQLASLLAKGMTKNPAILDAKTSLDMVTINAAKALGLEDCIGSIEKGKFADLTVFNMDHLSTLPMFDPMSHLVYATTREEVSHVWVNGLLQYEEEHLTSIDIQSCKDIALRWQLKLKQNI
- the ubiG gene encoding bifunctional 2-polyprenyl-6-hydroxyphenol methylase/3-demethylubiquinol 3-O-methyltransferase UbiG → MATQAKTKHINVSEEEIAKFNELAHKWWDKTSEFKPLHDINPLRLNFIHEKINLKDKKVLDVGCGGGILSESMANLGADVTGIDMGEKVINIAKLHALQTKIDINYQCTSLEAFTSKHKPIFDVITCMEMLEHVPEPSAVVALCAKLLKPGGTLFMSTINRNIKAYLFAVIGAEYILNLLPRGTHDYEKFIKPSELISWCRKEDLAVVTLKGMTYNPITDVYKLGDDVSVNYLLEVTKD
- the recR gene encoding recombination mediator RecR, producing MKNTEALEQLVDALRCLPGIGPKSALRMAYHLLQHNRKGAAQLSSAIANAIELVGHCSYCNNFSEEVICSLCSSKDRDASILCVIEMPSDLMMLEQTHSYNGMYFILMGKLSPLDGIGPKDIHLDRLLKRLDAGIVKEVILANNFTVSGDATAHYVTELLKARGIRLSRIARGLPMGGEIEYVDSGTLAQAMIERKIIKD
- a CDS encoding YbaB/EbfC family nucleoid-associated protein, with the translated sequence MMKGGMGNLMKQAQMMQANMQKAQDELGLIDVEGLASNGLVKIAISCKHQIKKISIDPSVMNDHEMLEDLLIVAFKDALQKIEQTTNAKMGNMLPPGMKLPF